A stretch of the Lolium perenne isolate Kyuss_39 chromosome 3, Kyuss_2.0, whole genome shotgun sequence genome encodes the following:
- the LOC127339909 gene encoding transcription factor PCF7-like — MTNSFLQHSLGSDQVSDNVKSLFPSSSTATATAGGHEEYRGSPPDLLSRTTSSQPQELCLTLQSNQHNIFTHLSPNHQGVISSAGVPAGWPDHGQRMPSSWHANAEEGRGGGNGDGFIFAGIPPRHGLDQSQLFSSHGEPLQSSGGGWPASARAWLDPLAAMHHPSQMSGQIGFSHLVGGGGGGFMGFLAPAAQRLQLQGEEEEGSEVMRRD, encoded by the coding sequence ATGACCAACTCCTTCCTCCAACATTCTCTCGGCTCAGACCAAGTCTCCGACAACGTCAAGTCCTTGTTTCCCTCCTCGTCCACGGCCACGGCCACCGCCGGCGGCCACGAGGAGTACCGGGGATCCCCGCCGGATCTGCTGTCACGCACGACCAGCAGCCAGCCGCAGGAGCTGTGCCTCACCCTCCAGTCCAACCAGCATAACATCTTTACCCATCTATCTCCCAACCATCAAGGTGTGATCTCCAGTGCAGGCGTTCCAGCAGGCTGGCCAGACCACGGCCAGAGAATGCCGTCGTCATGGCATGCCAACGCAGAAGAGGGCCGCGGCGGCGGCAACGGCGACGGCTTCATCTTTGCAGGCATACCGCCGCGGCATGGGTTGGACCAGAGCCAGCTCTTCTCGTCCCATGGGGAACCCCTTCAGTCCAGCGGTGGCGGCTGGCCCGCGTCGGCTCGCGCCTGGCTAGACCCTCTCGCCGCGATGCACCATCCGTCGCAAATGTCTGGGCAGATCGGATTCAGCCATCTGGTGGGTGGCGGCGGAGGCGGGTTTATGGGTTTCCTCGCGCCGGCTGCACAACGACTCCAGCTCCAGGGCGAGGAGGAGGAAGGAAGTGAAGTGATGCGAAGAGACTGA